The genomic stretch aactTTGGCGGGCCACAATTCCCGCCAaagtttgaaataaatttttgagTAAAAAGTAGATTATATtgtattatataatatagaTGAGTAATAGGAGACCATGTCAATTCTATTTGAGAGGATCATGTAGATTTGGTGATAATTGTAGAGACTACCATCCAAATGGATCTATGTTTGATCAGGGTATCAATAGTAGAGGTGGTAATGTATTGAGTGGTACTAATACAAGTGGGTTTGGAGTGGGAGGAGGTCAGTTTAATCCATTTTCTGGCTCTATTGGTAAGCCTTTAGGTGATATGAATAGTTCATTTACTTCAGGAGGAGGAACAGGTATGGGTCCATTTGGGAATTTTGGAGGTCCATTTGGAGGTGGTAGTTCAGGAGCAATAGGAGTAGGTAATGGTTCTTTTGGTGGTGGGATAACATCAAATCCATTTGGAGGTGGGAATACATCAACTACAGGATCCATTTTTGGATCAAGTCCATTTGGAAGTTCAGTTAGTGGATCTGGTTCTTCAACAATATCTACTACAGGGCCTACAACAGGGTCTATTTTTGGGTCAAGTCCATTTGGAGGTTCAATTAGTGGGTCTGGCTCTACATCTGCAATTGGATCCAGTCCATTTGGATCTGCAGTTGGTGGATCAGGGTCaatatcttcttcttcttcttcttcttcttcttcttcttcttcttcttcttctacAGGAAATGTTAAGCCATCAAAATCTGATAACCCAACATTACAGATTTTGGAACTCATTGGAGTAGTTGTTAATAGTGGAGTATGGCCATTTGGAAGGATAGGATTATTAAATCAGTCTCAAGATTCATCTAATTCTCAAGTATTTCCAAGTTTGGATTTAAGTATTGAAGAATATAGATGGAAGTTTTATCAGAGTGATCCAGGTAATTGGAATAATTTACATTTGGAAACTTTAAGATTACTAACACAACAATATAATTCGTTTATTGAGCAGGGAAAAATTCAATCAAAGCTTCCAGCTACACATCAACTATATAATTTAGACTTTAGTTTATATTCTAAGATTGGAAACTGGTATTTACCTAATTTAGGTAAAGACTATGTAAATAAGCctaataatacaaatactGGTgttactactactactattaatactaatactaatactaataatactaCTAATACTATTGGATCTATAGCAAATCCTTTTGGAGGTACAACATTAGGATTTGGCCAAGGAACAGTATTACAAAgtaataattctaatacaAGTCCATTTGGAGTCTTTGGATCTTCTTCTGcttcatcttcttccaTTATGTCTAATAATGCTTTGAGTCCTTTTGGAGGAACAGGAGGTGGTAATGGTATTGGAAGTGGTATAGTTAACAATTCAGTATTTGGTATTACAAACCAATCACAAACACAGTcacaacaacaacaacaacaaaCATCACCTTTTTCTGGTGGTAATATTcaaacaaatataaatcaaCCACTTTCTGTTGAAagtagtaataataacaataataa from Cryptosporidium parvum Iowa II chromosome 8, whole genome shotgun sequence encodes the following:
- a CDS encoding CCCH like finger domain nucleoporin; the protein is MSNRRPCQFYLRGSCRFGDNCRDYHPNGSMFDQGINSRGGNVLSGTNTSGFGVGGGQFNPFSGSIGKPLGDMNSSFTSGGGTGMGPFGNFGGPFGGGSSGAIGVGNGSFGGGITSNPFGGGNTSTTGSIFGSSPFGSSVSGSGSSTISTTGPTTGSIFGSSPFGGSISGSGSTSAIGSSPFGSAVGGSGSISSSSSSSSSSSSSSSSTGNVKPSKSDNPTLQILELIGVVVNSGVWPFGRIGLLNQSQDSSNSQVFPSLDLSIEEYRWKFYQSDPGNWNNLHLETLRLLTQQYNSFIEQGKIQSKLPATHQLYNLDFSLYSKIGNWYLPNLGKDYVNKPNNTNTGVTTTTINTNTNTNNTTNTIGSIANPFGGTTLGFGQGTVLQSNNSNTSPFGVFGSSSASSSSIMSNNALSPFGGTGGGNGIGSGIVNNSVFGITNQSQTQSQQQQQQTSPFSGGNIQTNINQPLSVESSNNNNNNFGIFGSQGTGSNISNNFNNIFGNITNQQNQTSKSAGTNIKYSYNNPDVNDDNHSFNSQNLQEWELNAFKSSTFEENKIPEKIPPRYLRMYS